The following nucleotide sequence is from Mytilus edulis chromosome 13, xbMytEdul2.2, whole genome shotgun sequence.
TTAGCAATTCTCTGGATTCATTGAAGTATTTAATTGCGGATTCTTCTGAGTCCATGCTAGATAGTATATTGTCAACATATAGATCTTCTTGTAGAATTGAAGCTACTTTGCTCGGATTCATGGATAAATGTTTCAGTAATGTTGCGTTTAAAATAAACGGCGAACACGTTGCTCCAAAAAGAACAACTTTGAATCTGTACATAATCAACTCACTTGTTGGGTCATTTGAATCGGACAACCAAAAGAAACGTGTGGCGTCTCGGTCTTCATTGTCAAGTCTTACTTGTAAAAATGCTTTTTCTATGTCCGTTGTGATGCCATATTTTCCTAATCTAAATCTTGTAAGAATGCTTGTCAACTTATTTAAAATGGGTGGTGCTGAAGATAGGCAGTCATTAAGGCTGGGTAAATCTGGATTTCCATGGCAACTGCAATCATATACAATCCTAATAGGGGTCGTGTTTGAATCTTTCTTAACGGGATGGTGTGGTATGTAGTGGATTCTTCCATGCTCGCGATCTATTTCTGTAATGGGTACCTTTTCTATGAAGTCTTTCATCTCCTGTTCTTTGATAATCTTGTCGTATAGATTTAACATATCCGGATCTTTAGCTAACCTATCTATAATATTCTGGGTCCTCCTTCTTGCTATATATTCATTAGTGGGTAACTCGGGATGATCTGGTTTCCATGGTAGTTTTGCGacatatttattttccttaaatgTTATGCTAGAGTTTTGGTACTCAAGCATtaggttttgtacattttttgtgttttcatcAGAATCCGCCTCTAATCCGCTCGACTCAATTTCCCAAAATTTCTGTAAATCGCACTCCTCGGGTTTGTGCGCAACTAAGACATTCATCATCGTAGAGTTCCATTGTTGAGTGTTGATATCTGTGTTCAGTGGTCCTGATAGCAAATAGCCTATTTTAGATTTAACAGCTGTTGGTCCGTCACCTCGAATAATTTCATCTTGTACTAAAGACCAGTAGTAGTCTGCTCCAACGAGAAGTGAAATGGAAAACTTTTCATCCTGCGTGACTGGGTGGGCAAGTTGTAATCCTCGTAAATAGGACAAGCTGTTAATGTTTACCCGTTTCTTCATATGTATCGGTGCGGCAATTTTTGGAACAATAATTACTTCCATTGgaattctttcttttctttcGGTCTCAATGGATAATGTTGCTTTCTCCAGGTTGCGTACATCACCTTCTTTCCCGCCAAATGCAGAAATTTGCATGCTTACTATACCAGTTGGTTTGATATGGAGTTTCTCTACTAGTTCTTGAGAAATAAATGAATTCTGGGCGCCTTCATCGAGTAGAATGTTAGTCATAACACTTTCATCATGGTACCATACGGGCGCTACGGCGGTTTTCAATAGAATTTCGGTATGTGCTGTAACTGCAGAATGCATAGCGGCGCTCTTTGTTTCTGTAGTACTTTGTAGCTCTTCGTTGACAGGTTTTGTTACGGCTTTATTTTCATTTAGTAAATTATTACGGCAGATGCTACTGTGATGTTTCTTACTGCAATTTCGGCAACTGTATTTTGACATGCATTCCGAAACCTTGTGATTACCGAAACAGTTAAAGCAAACTCGTTTTTCCTTTACGATTTGGGTGCGGGCGTTTATATCGGTGATCTTTGTACATTCATTTGGGTGATGCGggttttgacaaaacaaacacGGCCTTTTAGTCTTAACGGAACTATTGTTGTTACTATCTTTAGACCCTGTTGACTTCCATCTTTTATTTGTAGTTTCTGTCACGAACGATGCGGTGGGGATAATATCGGTTTCAATAGGATTGGCGTTAGCGGCCTCTTGGATAcaaatttctttctttattgCTTTGCGTAAACTTGAAATATCCCAATCATCATTACCGTGGTCTCGAGTAATGTTTTGTCTGACAAAACATGGAAGCTTGTTGAATATTAGTGGTATTAATAGGCTTCCGTACGATTCCTGATGTCGACCCATTCCTTCTAGTTCACGTATATTACTTTCTATTGTGTCACTGAACGATTTCAGTCCCCTAATTCCGGGCGTTGGTGCAGGCAAATTTAGCATATTTTGCATGTATGcgtttactattttgtgttgttggccaAATCTCTCGTGTAGAATTTGTATTGCTTGATTATAGTTTGTATTAGTCATTTGCATTCCCGAAATACACTGGCTAGCTTCTCCATAAAGTTgcgattttaaataattaaatcgtTGCACGTCACTCAATGAAGGATTTTCATGTACGGAATTATTATAGGAATCCCAAAAGGCTGACCATTCCAATAGATTTCCGCCGAAAGTTGGCAAGTTGAGTTTAGGCAATTTGTTATAATGACTTGACCCTGTGGAGGTGGGCATGCTTGACTGGCTTAGGCTTGTTTGCTCCGAGTTGAAAATTATCTGGTTAGAATGATCTTGCACGCTGGGGTTATTGCATATAAAATCTGATGCATTAGGGTTAAGAGCTGATTGATTTTTAGACTGACTAACACTTACTTCTTTTATGAACTTTTCAATTTTCGTTATTCCAATTTGAATCTCTAACTCGTATCTGTCAACTTCTTCAATTTCTTCGTCgaggtcttcttcttcttcaataGATTCTAGAATCTTCTCATTGAGGTCAGACAATGTCTGTTTCTTGGTTTTGATAAGCTCCATCATGGATTTGAGGTTGACAACATCTTGTTGCGGTTCTTCTGTCGGGTCTGCTTTTTTCAGTAGTTTTATTACTGCTCGTCGATGTGCGGCTCGTACTGTTTTGAGTTTCGAACTCATCTCTAGTTGAGGTTTTCGTCACGGCACCAATATCTTGAGGGTTATTCACTTTTGTTGTGGAAGAAAATAACGTCTTGCTAGTTCAGATGCTTTATGATCGtaagatgaaatatatatatacgtaacaATAACGTTACGTTACATTAACAATAGTGTGCGCGAAAGTACGGGAAACAATTACATTACAAAACGTTCTAATGTCTCTTGGCCTATATTCACGAcagttgtgttgtcattttaatgttatatttcgtcctgtaatgttgtgttgtcattttaatgttatatttcacatggccataaaagagggaagtttgacatgccacaaaaccaggttcaacccaccatttttcctttaaaattgtcctgtacaaagtcaggaatatggccattgttatatatatattatagtttgtttctgtgtgtgttacattttaacgttgtgtttccgttgtgtcgtttttctcttattttttagtgtgtattcacattactataagacgtgtcacggtacttatctatcccaaattcatgtatttggttttgatgttatatttgttattcttataggattttgtctaatgcttagtccgtttctgtgtgtgttacattttaatgttgtgtcgtcgttCTCCTCttttatttaatgcgtttccctcagttttagtttgttacctcgattttgttttttgtccatggatttatgagttttgaacagtggtatactactgttgcctttatttaatcaGCAGCTTCTCTAGAATCAGTTTTTAGATTCAAATACTAGCAAATATTTTTCCATATTACTTGTGTGGGAGTTTTAATGAGCGAAACTTGTGTTTTGCCAAAAGACAACCCAGTTGTGCTGTGCATATTTCTATCGTTTATCTTATACCGGATTCGAAAAAAAGTTTTCATATATTTCTCTTTGCCGGATGTCATTATGCAATTTTGATTgtgttaatcaaacatttgttcaCGTAGTTGATTTTAAGGTTAAATTGGTATTAAATATTGGAGAAATGAGATTGCATAAGCTTgggttttttgtgtgtgttttttttgcattttaatagACCTACAACAATTTGTATTTgtctaaaaataatatacattatatTCTGCCGTGACTTATAATAACCCATTCTCTGGCGTAAGTCTATTATTCTTACTGTATATTATTGATTACGAATTCACTGACCAATGTGTtaacttgataaaattgagaatggaaatggggaatgtgccaaagagacaacaacccgaccttagaacagacaacagccgaaggccacccaATAGGTATTCAaagcagcgagaaactcctgctccgcggaggcatccttcagctggcccctaaacaaatatatatactaattccgtgataatgaacgccatacttaactccacattgtacacaagaaactgaaattaaaaatgatacaagactaaaaaggccagaggctcctgactcgggacagtcGGAAAAATGCGGCGGTggtaacatgtttatgagatctcaaccctccccctttacctctagccaatgtagaaaagaaataagcacattaaaattcagttcaatagaagtccgagtctgatgtcagaagatgtaaccaaagaaaataaacaaaatgacaataatacataaataacaacagactactagcagctaactgacatgccagctccagacttcaattaaactgattgaaagattatatgtcttcatcatacgaatatcaggcacaatccttcccgttaggggtttagtatcataccatcagaacatatatgagaggaacacaacccgtgtcatgccaacaactgttttttaaacaaatgtgtttagttccgatgcaaagacccaatAAGtcaatcaatattaacgccaaaatatgcaatctttaatgacctgacaacagtatcgtaactatatccattAAGTTAACTTATATTATAACTTTGAACTTTTAACTTACTGTCTATCATCCTCTCAAAAGCGAGTATCAAATGAAGGGTTCGAACTCGGACGTATTTTTATCGAAATTCATAACAGTCATCAGTATTGATACCACTAAACGATCACGActttattaattaaaattttataaataaaaaagaccGTCTATTAAATTGTTAATGATTAAACATTGAAtccaatatttataaacaaatatggaATTTGGAGTTAACAAAGAGGAGCTTACATATCGTTTAAGTTATATTAAactttattaaccaactaagtgcattattgccaaaaatgactatttattaaaaattacatattttctgtaatggccctgtttttctgtaatggccctgtttttttctgtaatggccctgtttttttctgtaatggccctgttattctgtaatggccctgtattaatgcccaggttgtctgtattaagcccagtaagggtttttaataaagttaataaaattaagttgtaaagagtataatacctttttgtattttgtttaatttagtaaccagtaACAAACATTAAAGAGTtataaagaaccatataaagggatcactgttcatcctgtttttcaacacataacttctttcaacttaatatctttgatatttggtatatttaaagctttatcatggtgaagtacaaattatttttttcaaactaaactgtcattaaaagagtaagagagtacagttggttaataaatgtattaagaaatgggtgtttttataatggccctgttatatgtcctcggtcagtaataatggcctcggatgtctgtaatggccctcggcaTTGCCTCGGGCctttacagacttcctcgaccattattacagaccttggacatataacagggccattataaaaacacccattcattaatactatatcTATTAACTTGTCTAAGGTCTAAATAGAGATCTGAACCGTGTGATATAGTCATTAACAACTTTTACagaataaaaaagacacaatacgAAATTATCTAAATGAAATTCCGTCGCTCGTTTATTATCGTTTAAGCCTCCACTACTTCTTATAAATTCTTTAACACAGAAACGGCATTATAAAACTTAGACTTAGAATGCCACGATAAGTAAGCTTCTGCATTTCCCGGGTTATATGTTCTATTAAAAATAAAGAGAACAGGACCGATACCGTGTCTGAACCTGTATGTTGATGCATTTAATCGACCGAACATGCATAGGTTTTCTGAAGCAGAACAGATAATGAAAACGTTTCTATTTTAAACTATAGACAAACAGAAAGAGGCTGTACGGTAGGTCTACAATTTTTTTGTAccgtacaacatgtacaatattcgATATATATAAATTCATTCGATTTCAAAACAACCAACCA
It contains:
- the LOC139500174 gene encoding uncharacterized protein; this translates as MSSKLKTVRAAHRRAVIKLLKKADPTEEPQQDVVNLKSMMELIKTKKQTLSDLNEKILESIEEEEDLDEEIEEVDRYELEIQIGITKIEKFIKEVSVSQSKNQSALNPNASDFICNNPSVQDHSNQIIFNSEQTSLSQSSMPTSTGSSHYNKLPKLNLPTFGGNLLEWSAFWDSYNNSVHENPSLSDVQRFNYLKSQLYGEASQCISGMQMTNTNYNQAIQILHERFGQQHKIVNAYMQNMLNLPAPTPGIRGLKSFSDTIESNIRELEGMGRHQESYGSLLIPLIFNKLPCFVRQNITRDHGNDDWDISSLRKAIKKEICIQEAANANPIETDIIPTASFVTETTNKRWKSTGSKDSNNNSSVKTKRPCLFCQNPHHPNECTKITDINARTQIVKEKRVCFNCFGNHKVSECMSKYSCRNCSKKHHSSICRNNLLNENKAVTKPVNEELQSTTETKSAAMHSAVTAHTEILLKTAVAPVWYHDESVMTNILLDEGAQNSFISQELVEKLHIKPTGIVSMQISAFGGKEGDVRNLEKATLSIETERKERIPMEVIIVPKIAAPIHMKKRVNINSLSYLRGLQLAHPVTQDEKFSISLLVGADYYWSLVQDEIIRGDGPTAVKSKIGYLLSGPLNTDINTQQWNSTMMNVLVAHKPEECDLQKFWEIESSGLEADSDENTKNVQNLMLEYQNSSITFKENKYVAKLPWKPDHPELPTNEYIARRRTQNIIDRLAKDPDMLNLYDKIIKEQEMKDFIEKVPITEIDREHGRIHYIPHHPVKKDSNTTPIRIVYDCSCHGNPDLPSLNDCLSSAPPILNKLTSILTRFRLGKYGITTDIEKAFLQVRLDNEDRDATRFFWLSDSNDPTSELIMYRFKVVLFGATCSPFILNATLLKHLSMNPSKVASILQEDLYVDNILSSMDSEESAIKYFNESRELLKQGGFNLRSWMSNSDKLRDLALSEKVLDSDKETKILGMRWDAESDTISFAETKQLQMDTQLTKRELLRQSSAIYDPLGLLGPITIRAKTLIQDLWKKGYAWDETLPKEIENEWTDVKNDILQITTKLQIQRYYFANEDEETSESTLHIFVDASQKAYGASVYLSKGTGSTLVIAKNRVAPLKLITLPKLELMAAVIGARLSKDVIKNLGIKRAVFWSDSQIVLHWLTSSKSLNKFVKNRVSEIKELTETHEWKYVPTEMNPADLQTRGLTASQFEDSRLWMNGPQWLTDECKWPTWTGHVEISTQLSNITGPKTHRSDDKVPSDPQRISQIIDMNRYSDLNRLLTVTGYVLKFVKNCQKKRPYRLRSSHGDRNLRTSLTEEEISLAMNLWIKDTQQDRFVKELEHISLNPKVKSLPLVQQLRLYLDENGIIRCKGRIQNSSIEENAKFPILLPKNHKLTDFVIMDAHLRNLHTGVGQTITHIRQSYWIPAIRQCVNSVLRKCIQCQKIIGKPYNSPEPPPLPKDRVKDTIPFCTTGIDFAGPLHIKDTSTQPRKVYICLFTCACIRAIHLELVPDLSLNTFILAFRRFISRKGIPQTIYSDNAPTFVAASNALQSQLNLHINWKFIPKGAPWYGGWWERLIGLTKMTLKKVFGKALVSEQSLTTILTEIETIINNRPLTYISSDIRDPEPLTPSHLLHGRIITTTEMHNDKHNANIQELDTITANKLFERKGLLLYHFAKRWSNEYLTGLREYHRASGKHTGQVNIGDVVQLGSESPRLLWRLGTIEDVIKGGDGLIRAAKVRTSRGLVTTRPIVKLYPLEL